A region of the Cytobacillus luteolus genome:
TGTATATCACATTCCGTATTACATAGGAGAAGATGAGTATCGTTTTGTTGCACCTGCAGGAATTGCGGCTAACCGTCGTAAAAATCTAGAAGATAGCGGGCACAAAAATGCTCGTCGTTTGTGGTTAATCCCAGCCAATCCAAATGATTATGATGTTGAGGGAGCATTTAGTTATTATTATGATACATTAGACTGGAAACGCTCCTATAACTACGAAAATGGTGATATTCTTTTCATATATGTGTCCGGAAATGTTAAGAGAGTCCGTTATAAAGTGGAAGTTATCGAGGGAATTGTACGTGATAATGACATTATTTATGATCAAACCTTCTGGAAAGATGAAGAAAAATATCTACAATCACAAGAATATGAGCGCTCACGTGTGAGATTGGTAGATGAGAATGATACTCCTGACTTGTCTCTTGCTAAATTACGCGATTATGGTTTAAAAGGAAATATTCAAGGTGCCATGAAACTTAAAGGGGAATTGCGTGATTATATTATGTCTTTCTTTGAACATAATTTGACGGAAGGCTATTATCCGGATGAAGTTACGGGTACTTTGGAAGAAGGTAAACGTAAAACAATTAGTGTTAATGTATATGAACGAAATCCAATTGCCCGGAAGAAATGTATGGATTATTATGGTGCGGAATGTCAGGTATGTAAAATGAACTTTGAAGATACATATGGGAAAGTTGGAAGAGATTTTATTCATGTCCATCACATTATTCCCCTACATGAGATACAACAGGATTATATTGTAGACCCTATAAAGGATTTAATTCCTGTTTGTCCAAATTGCCATGCAATGCTTCATCGTAAAGAAAATGGTGCTTATTTATCTATAGAACAGTTAAGAGAAAGAATATCAAAGGAATAACTAATCATAGTAATAGTGCCCATTGAGGTATATTCAATCAAAATTTTTACCTAGCTAAGATTTAATGGAACACCTATTTTTTGTTGGGTAGTTACAAAGTAAGGTCTAATAAATAGATAATTTAAAGAATAGCTCCCGGTTTATTTTAACCGGGCTATTTTTATTTTATGACAAAATTCAACAGGAATTGATTTGTAAATGTCGAAAAGTGAAGGTAGCCTGTAAAAAAGAGGAAATAATTAAGTGTGAACTATAAATTAACTGATACAACATAGGAGAAATAAATAATGAAATCAATTTACGATAAAGTAATAGAATTCCGTGATCAAAGGAATTGGAAGCAATACCACAATGAAAAGGATCTAGCCATTTCAATTTCGTTGGAAGCGAATGAGCTACTTGAGAATTTCCAGTGGAGAAGCAGTGAGGAAGCCGTCAAAGATTCCAAGCAAAATATGAAAGAAGAAATGGCTGATATTCTTATCTATCTAGTACAGCTTGCAGATAAATTAGATGTAGATCTGGAAGAAGAAGTCTATAAAAAGCTTGAAAAGAATGCAATTAAATATCCTGTTAATCAAGAGTGATTAATTATAAGGTAGGTTATTCATATGGGCGCAGTAGATATAAAAACAATGCCTTTTACCAAGGATTCATTAGATAGTATTTCAAACGAGTATTATACTGATTACCCTGTTGTCTATTTTCTTAATAATAATACATCAGTCTATATTGGTGAAACTGTGGCTGTACGAAATCGAATGATGAATCACTTAAAGAATCATGAAAGAAAATCTTTAAATAAGATGACTCTAATCATTCATGAAAAATTTAATCAATCGGCTACTTATAATATTGAGACAAAATTGATTAATTATTTCTTGGCGAATGAACGTTATAAGCTACAAAACAAGAGCCAAACAGCCAAAAGCGTTACCCATAACTATTATGAAAAGACCTTTTATAACGAGGAAGTCTTTAAAGACATCTGGAATGAACTACTGAACCGAAAAATAGTAGACAACTCCAGTACAACTATCGAAAATAAGGACATTTTTAAACTGTCACCTTTTAAAGAATTAACGATAGAACAACTGGAACTGCAGCAAGCAATTATAGAAGTATGCAATGAGCATATTGAGGATGATAAAACTTACTTGTTTCTAGTAAAAGGAGAGGCTGGAGTAGGGAAAAGTGTTGTATTAAGTTCAGTATTTAACAAAATTCAGGAGCTTTCAAAAGAAAAATCTTCAGGTCTATATAAAACAGAAAACTATCTATTAGTAAATCATTCAGAGATGCTTAAAACGTATAAGAAAATAGCAGGAAATGTTAAAGCGCTAAGTAAAAAGGACTTTGATAAACCTACTAGTTTCATTAATAAGCGAAAAAGCCTGAACCCAAAAGCGGACATTGTATTGGTAGATGAAGCACATTTATTACTTACCAAACCAGATCGATATAATAATTTCCATGAAGAGAATCAGTTACAAGAGATTATCAGACATAGCAAGGTCGTCATAGCGGTCTATGATGATAAACAAGTTCTAAAGATGAAGAGTTTTTGGGATGAAAGTAGGTTAGAAAGTATAGTAGGTGACTGTAACACTGGTGAGCCATATATCTTAACTAACCAATTCCGAATGAAAGCAAGCAATGAAATGATTCATTGGATTGATGACTTCGTGAATAAGAAGATAAATCCTCTACCAAACCAAACAAAATATGATTTTAGAATCTTTGATTCGGCATCAGATATGTATGAGTTAATAAAAGAAAAGAATAAAGAAGATGGTTTAGCGAGAATCGTTTCTACCTTTGATTATGTACATAAAAAAGACGGCCAGGATTACTACGTAGAAGAAGAAGGCTTTAAACTTCCTTGGAACGGTGAATATGGAAGTGATACCTGGGCAGAAAGAGCTGAAACAGTTAAAGAAGCCGGGTCAATTTATACAATACAAGGTTTTGATTTGAATTACGTAGGTGTAATTTTAGGACCTTCAATTTCTTATGATGAAGAAACTGATTCATTAAAAATACTAACAGAGAATTATAAGGACACAGAAGCATTAGAGGGAAAGACGAGTTTGAAGATAGTGAACGGATTAAAGAGAAAATAATATTGAACTCTCTTAATGTATTAATGAAGAGGGGGATATATGGGTTGTATATTTATGCTAGTGATAGGAAGTTGAGATATAGATTGATGGAACTTCGAAAAAACTATAACCCATGATAATAGATAATCCTAATCCAGATATGAATTTATTATTATTTAATAGTAAACCGCTCATAACATCAATTATGAGCTTTTTCCTTTTCAGGAGAAGGTTGATTAGATTAAAGGAAATATATAATTTATAGGGAAAAATGGAGAAAATTATCGAATTATGGTATGATTTATCTTGGTATTCTTTACCAATGTGATATTTATGATCAAATTTCTGTTAATAGATTTGAAAATTGATAGAGGAGTATTATTGTGACAGAAAAACGTAAATCAACTGAAATTCAAGAAATAGCAAATTCGTGTATAGAGAGATGGGGAGAAGACTCTAAAACAAAGAACTTCAGTTTGAAGTTAGGGAGATTCGTTAGTCAATTAGGATCAAATGTCACCTTGGGAAAAGTATTATTGGATTTAATTAAACATTATAATTACTACTCTAGAGAGCATATAGACCAAATCTTAATTGCATTTTATCAATTTGTAGTAAGTGAATTAAAATTAGATGAATCTTATACAATATATTCTAGGATAGAAGATGACTCAAAAATTGACAGTTCAAATTCTTTTCTTGAAGAATTTAAGATTCTCAATGATATCTCAAATCATTTTAGTTATGATATTGAAAAACTCGATTTAATAGATTTTGACCAAATTAAAAATGTTATTTTCTTAGATGATATTATTGGCTCTGGAAAAACAGTAGAACGTTTTTTTAATATGAATAAAGAGAAACTATTAAAAGTTAATTGTTATATTTTCTGTATCGAATTATTAATAGATGGTAAAGAATATTTAGAAAATTATTTTAAGGAAAATGGATTTGAGTGCGAAATATTTTATCATAACATTCATCTTAAGGCATTTAGCGATAAACATATTTTTGGTGAACACTATAAAATAAATGAAGAGTTATTAAGGGAATTTGAAAGGGGACTTTGGAAGAGGGACTCTAATAATATTCTAGGTTTTGAAAATAGTCAGGCAATTGTATCTTTTTTTAGAAATACTCCAAATAATACATTAAGTTCATTTTGGTTTAAAAATAACAAGTGGGAGGGCTTGTTCCCTAGAAACGATAAAAAGCCGGCATTCAAAAAGGTAAAAAAGAATGCTGCTAAATATAATGTTAGTAAAATGGAGAAATTAGCTGGTGGTTGAATTTAAAGAACTCTTAATACTAGTCTATATGAATGAATATAAAGACTCATACTTGCTCTCAGAGGTTAAAGAGCTTTGTAACTTTTCTACTGCACAAATGAAAAAGTCTATTAATGACTTATTAGATAAAAATTTGTTATG
Encoded here:
- a CDS encoding HNH endonuclease; amino-acid sequence: MSCPITIYKNNDLLIEAKNIQQAAEFLAELFNTTKNKFYDHIERGYVYHIPYYIGEDEYRFVAPAGIAANRRKNLEDSGHKNARRLWLIPANPNDYDVEGAFSYYYDTLDWKRSYNYENGDILFIYVSGNVKRVRYKVEVIEGIVRDNDIIYDQTFWKDEEKYLQSQEYERSRVRLVDENDTPDLSLAKLRDYGLKGNIQGAMKLKGELRDYIMSFFEHNLTEGYYPDEVTGTLEEGKRKTISVNVYERNPIARKKCMDYYGAECQVCKMNFEDTYGKVGRDFIHVHHIIPLHEIQQDYIVDPIKDLIPVCPNCHAMLHRKENGAYLSIEQLRERISKE
- a CDS encoding nucleotide pyrophosphohydrolase — encoded protein: MKSIYDKVIEFRDQRNWKQYHNEKDLAISISLEANELLENFQWRSSEEAVKDSKQNMKEEMADILIYLVQLADKLDVDLEEEVYKKLEKNAIKYPVNQE